One part of the Luteibacter yeojuensis genome encodes these proteins:
- a CDS encoding ATP-binding cassette domain-containing protein: MSDSAALVAQGVAKRFAPKRGGRAVQALEEVSLEVRAGAISALVGPDGAGKTTLLRLAAGLMVADAGSVTVLGIDAARDPQAVQDRISYMPQRFGLYDDLSVQENLDLYADLHGVDRDRRRERYARLMEMTDLGRFTARPAGKLSGGMKQKLGLACTLVRSPELLLLDEPTVGVDPLSRRELWEIVEQLVGDEKLSVLVSTSYMDEAARCAHVVILHEGRVLAQGTPDSIRDTADGLCFAAVPPCGETPRHLQARLLDDGDTVDAVPRGGKVHFVRAKETVEKGDPPLAALLGEAACNGVPPTLEDGVMLALRSKVRRDFGAAASVASSASPAKHEDGTVIQVKDLVRTFGDFTAVDRTSFSVERGEIFGLLGPNGAGKTTTFRMLCGLLPASSGMLRVAGYDLRKARAPARQEIGYVSQKFALYGNLSVDENLTFFGGAYGLYGARLRDRIRTVKSQFELDGVGDSQAGLLPGGFRQRLAMATGLLHEPDILFLDEPTSGADPLARREFWRRITALAEGGTTIVVTTHFMEEAEYCDRVVIQDAGKVLALGTPGDIRSQAGETGETPLDMEQAFIGIVQRHRKDTRGGDREAA; the protein is encoded by the coding sequence ATGAGCGATTCGGCCGCCCTCGTCGCGCAGGGTGTGGCAAAGCGCTTCGCCCCGAAGCGCGGCGGCCGTGCGGTGCAGGCGCTGGAGGAAGTCTCGCTCGAGGTGCGCGCCGGCGCGATCAGCGCCCTCGTCGGCCCCGACGGGGCAGGCAAGACGACGCTGCTGCGGCTTGCCGCGGGACTCATGGTCGCCGATGCCGGGAGCGTGACCGTGCTGGGCATCGACGCCGCACGCGATCCGCAGGCGGTGCAGGACCGGATCAGCTACATGCCGCAGCGCTTCGGCCTGTACGACGACCTGAGCGTGCAGGAGAACCTCGACCTGTATGCCGACCTGCACGGAGTGGACCGCGACAGGCGCCGCGAGCGGTATGCCCGCCTCATGGAAATGACCGACCTGGGCCGTTTCACGGCACGGCCCGCGGGGAAGTTGTCCGGGGGCATGAAGCAGAAACTTGGCCTCGCCTGCACGCTGGTGCGTTCGCCGGAACTGCTCCTGCTCGATGAACCGACCGTGGGCGTGGATCCGCTTTCCCGCAGGGAACTCTGGGAGATCGTCGAACAGCTGGTGGGCGACGAAAAACTCAGCGTGCTGGTGAGCACCTCCTACATGGACGAAGCGGCACGCTGCGCGCATGTCGTCATCCTGCACGAGGGACGCGTGCTCGCGCAGGGAACGCCGGATTCCATCCGCGACACCGCGGACGGTCTCTGCTTCGCCGCCGTGCCCCCGTGCGGCGAGACCCCGCGCCACCTCCAGGCCCGCCTGCTCGACGACGGCGACACGGTGGATGCGGTGCCGCGGGGCGGCAAGGTGCATTTCGTACGCGCGAAGGAGACGGTGGAGAAGGGCGATCCGCCCTTGGCTGCCCTGCTTGGCGAGGCGGCCTGCAACGGCGTCCCGCCCACGCTCGAGGACGGCGTGATGCTGGCCCTGCGCTCGAAAGTCCGTCGCGATTTCGGCGCCGCGGCATCGGTCGCCTCGTCGGCATCGCCGGCGAAGCACGAAGACGGCACGGTCATCCAGGTGAAGGATCTCGTCCGCACCTTCGGCGATTTCACCGCGGTGGACCGCACCAGCTTCAGTGTGGAGCGTGGCGAGATCTTCGGCCTGCTCGGTCCCAACGGGGCGGGGAAGACCACCACCTTCCGCATGCTCTGCGGACTCCTTCCCGCCAGCTCCGGCATGCTGCGTGTCGCCGGCTACGACCTGCGCAAGGCGCGGGCGCCGGCGCGGCAGGAGATCGGTTACGTGTCGCAGAAGTTCGCCTTGTACGGAAACCTTTCGGTCGACGAGAACCTGACGTTCTTCGGCGGCGCGTACGGCCTGTACGGCGCGCGCCTGCGCGACCGGATCCGTACCGTCAAATCGCAGTTCGAGCTGGACGGCGTGGGCGATTCGCAGGCGGGCCTCCTGCCCGGCGGCTTCAGGCAGCGCCTCGCGATGGCGACGGGACTCCTCCACGAGCCCGACATCCTTTTCCTCGACGAACCGACCAGCGGCGCGGATCCGCTCGCGCGGCGCGAGTTCTGGCGGCGTATCACGGCGCTGGCCGAGGGCGGCACGACGATCGTGGTCACCACGCACTTCATGGAAGAAGCCGAGTACTGCGACCGTGTGGTCATCCAGGACGCCGGCAAGGTCCTGGCGCTGGGCACCCCCGGGGACATCCGCTCGCAGGCGGGCGAAACCGGCGAGACGCCGCTCGACATGGAACAGGCGTTCATCGGCATCGTGCAGCGGCACCGCAAGGACACGCGCGGCGGCGACAGGGAGGCCGCATGA
- a CDS encoding HlyD family efflux transporter periplasmic adaptor subunit, with the protein MVKPKRPLFLGLIVLVLLLGLALWWLLRPSPDQPIVLHGNIDIRQVSLAFKVNERIAGMRVEEGDRVTRGQVLATLDTRTLKLRLAKAEAQVGVQDEVLRRLEAGNRPQEIAQTDANMRAAQADARMAHQTLERLRSISRDTGGRAVSREDLDQALAAATAADAKVDSLRKAHELSVAGPRKEDVDEARAQREAALAEAAVARQELADAELKAPIDAVVRSRLLEPGDMASPQRPVYALAVLHPKWVRAYVSEANLSRIKPGQAARVTTDSAPDRPIAGRIGYIASVSEFTPKNVETEDLRTSLVYEVRVNVDDPEDRLRLGMPATVRLPGTVAAKP; encoded by the coding sequence ATGGTTAAGCCGAAGCGCCCCCTCTTCCTAGGCCTGATCGTCCTCGTCCTGCTGCTGGGCCTGGCGCTCTGGTGGCTGCTGCGGCCCAGCCCGGACCAGCCGATCGTGCTTCACGGCAACATCGACATCCGTCAGGTGTCGCTCGCCTTCAAGGTGAACGAGCGGATCGCGGGGATGCGCGTGGAGGAGGGTGACCGGGTCACGCGCGGGCAGGTCCTGGCGACGCTGGACACGAGGACGCTCAAGCTGCGGCTCGCCAAGGCAGAGGCCCAGGTCGGCGTGCAGGACGAAGTGCTGCGCCGCCTCGAGGCAGGCAACCGGCCGCAGGAAATCGCCCAGACCGACGCCAACATGCGTGCCGCGCAGGCCGATGCGCGCATGGCCCACCAGACACTCGAAAGGCTCCGTTCGATCAGCCGGGACACCGGCGGCCGCGCGGTGAGCCGCGAGGATCTCGACCAGGCGCTCGCCGCTGCCACCGCCGCGGATGCGAAGGTGGACTCCCTGCGCAAGGCGCACGAATTGTCCGTCGCGGGTCCGCGCAAGGAGGACGTCGACGAAGCCCGCGCGCAACGCGAAGCCGCGCTGGCCGAAGCCGCGGTCGCCAGGCAGGAACTCGCGGACGCCGAGCTGAAGGCTCCCATCGACGCCGTCGTGCGCAGCCGCCTGCTCGAACCGGGCGACATGGCCTCGCCGCAACGTCCGGTGTACGCGTTGGCGGTGCTGCATCCCAAGTGGGTACGGGCCTATGTGTCGGAAGCCAACCTCAGCCGGATCAAACCCGGCCAGGCCGCGCGTGTCACGACCGACAGCGCGCCCGATCGTCCGATCGCGGGCCGCATCGGCTACATCGCCTCGGTGTCCGAGTTCACGCCGAAGAACGTCGAGACCGAAGACCTGCGCACGAGCCTCGTCTACGAGGTGCGCGTGAACGTGGACGATCCCGAGGATCGCCTGCGTCTCGGCATGCCGGCAACGGTGCGGCTGCCGGGCACGGTGGCCGCGAAGCCATGA
- a CDS encoding TetR/AcrR family transcriptional regulator, protein MSDRPHPPSVRRGSRQDGESTRAQLLDVAGRLFAEHGYLGTSSKEICLRAGMNMAAVNYHFGSRDGLYEAVLVEAHRQLVSVEDLAAFARSDRPPGEKLRALVAHFVKQAGLGEKSWGFKVVLREVMAPSPLVNTLVEQAVAPKAGIVSRLMAAYLGLPSSHPAVQRGMMLTIFPCIALLIAPEGLRKKVLPALSPTSEGLLEDMTTYILAGLDALSIAHAGSRTSARKARP, encoded by the coding sequence ATGAGCGATCGTCCCCATCCCCCTTCCGTCCGTCGCGGATCGCGCCAGGACGGCGAAAGCACCCGGGCCCAGCTGCTCGATGTGGCCGGCCGGCTGTTCGCCGAACATGGCTACCTGGGTACGTCCAGCAAGGAGATCTGCCTCCGCGCCGGCATGAACATGGCGGCGGTGAACTACCACTTCGGCAGTCGCGACGGGCTCTACGAAGCGGTGCTCGTCGAAGCGCACCGCCAGTTGGTGAGCGTGGAGGATCTCGCGGCGTTCGCGCGCTCCGATCGTCCCCCGGGCGAGAAGCTGCGTGCCCTCGTGGCCCACTTCGTGAAGCAGGCCGGGCTTGGCGAGAAGTCCTGGGGGTTCAAGGTGGTGCTGAGGGAAGTGATGGCGCCCTCCCCGCTCGTGAACACGCTCGTCGAGCAGGCCGTCGCGCCCAAGGCCGGCATCGTGTCCCGCCTGATGGCGGCTTATCTCGGACTGCCTTCGTCGCACCCCGCGGTGCAGCGGGGCATGATGTTGACGATCTTTCCGTGCATTGCCCTGCTCATCGCGCCGGAAGGTCTGCGGAAAAAGGTGTTGCCCGCCCTGTCGCCGACGTCCGAAGGACTCCTCGAAGACATGACCACCTACATCCTGGCGGGACTGGATGCGCTGTCCATAGCGCACGCCGGTTCCCGCACGAGCGCCCGCAAAGCGCGACCGTAA
- a CDS encoding lactonase family protein, whose amino-acid sequence MHKQHVLAMALVATAAGASAASAQQADLFGFGPHDGSHVYVMSNDKDQNSVAVLKRDRIGHLDKVGVYRTGGKGVGVGTTAPPPDPLGSQNALLLSDDGHLLFAVDAGSNEISTFLVLGDRLVLIDVTDSGGSYPVSLAQHGSELYVLNSAGEANVTAFRIGPFGFLSKVRGSTRLIGTDEPLVGNQPNVGNTATQLQFDRTGRWLAISVKDSRAKGFIEVFGVDRSGELSRDPAITPSMDPAAFGFTFDDHDHLLISEAGGNAVSSYSIERNGELRVVSQSVPTGQGATCWLAANHRYAVTANAGSNTLTAFRVDAQGHLTLTSPDGLAANLGAGHAPTDIKFSSDGRSLYVNTPGTGGVSAFAVRENGELVPLGETPVFAAFSGMQGLAVQ is encoded by the coding sequence ATGCACAAACAGCACGTACTCGCGATGGCGCTCGTCGCAACGGCGGCGGGCGCTTCGGCCGCATCGGCCCAGCAGGCCGACCTTTTCGGCTTCGGCCCGCACGACGGCTCGCACGTCTATGTCATGTCCAACGACAAGGATCAGAACAGCGTGGCGGTCCTGAAACGCGACCGTATCGGCCATCTCGACAAGGTGGGCGTCTACCGCACGGGCGGCAAGGGCGTTGGCGTCGGCACCACCGCGCCGCCGCCGGATCCGCTGGGTTCGCAGAACGCGCTGCTGTTGAGCGACGACGGACACCTGCTCTTTGCGGTGGACGCCGGCAGCAATGAGATATCCACCTTCCTGGTCCTGGGCGACCGGCTCGTCCTCATCGACGTCACCGACTCGGGCGGCAGCTATCCCGTCAGCCTTGCACAGCACGGCTCGGAACTTTACGTGTTGAACAGCGCAGGCGAGGCGAACGTCACCGCCTTCAGGATCGGTCCGTTCGGTTTCCTTTCGAAGGTGCGCGGTTCCACGCGTCTCATCGGCACCGACGAGCCGCTGGTGGGCAACCAACCCAACGTGGGCAACACCGCGACGCAGCTCCAGTTCGATCGCACGGGCCGCTGGCTCGCCATCTCGGTCAAGGACTCCCGCGCGAAAGGCTTCATCGAGGTCTTCGGCGTGGATCGCTCCGGCGAGCTTTCGCGCGATCCGGCCATCACGCCGTCCATGGACCCGGCCGCGTTCGGCTTTACCTTCGACGATCACGACCATCTCCTCATCAGCGAAGCCGGGGGGAATGCCGTGTCGTCGTATTCGATCGAGCGCAACGGCGAGCTGCGCGTCGTCTCGCAGTCGGTACCCACCGGACAGGGAGCGACCTGCTGGCTCGCCGCCAACCATCGCTACGCGGTCACGGCGAACGCGGGCTCGAATACGCTGACCGCCTTCCGCGTCGATGCGCAGGGGCACCTCACGCTCACCTCGCCCGATGGCCTCGCCGCCAACCTCGGCGCCGGCCATGCGCCGACCGACATCAAGTTCTCCAGCGACGGTCGCTCGCTGTACGTCAACACGCCGGGCACCGGTGGGGTCAGCGCCTTTGCCGTGCGCGAGAACGGCGAACTCGTGCCGCTGGGAGAGACGCCGGTCTTCGCGGCCTTCTCGGGCATGCAGGGCCTTGCCGTGCAATAG
- a CDS encoding alpha/beta fold hydrolase, with product MIDTFDRERRRFVGATALGLAAAGLGATATAARTVAEAKPPRHGATSFAAMKSVKAGVLQVGYAEDGPATGPVVVLLHGWPYDIYSYVDVAPILAAKGYRVIVPYLRGYGSTAFLSPDTPRNGQQSALAADIVALMDALKIDKAIVAGYDWGARTANIVAALWPERCKAMVSVSGYLIGSQAANKNPLPPKAELLWWYQFYFTTERGQAGYAKYTHDFARLIWEQASPKWHFDDATFQRSATAFDNPDHVAIAIDNYRWRLGLAPGERKFDELEAKLARFPDIAVPTITMEGDANGAPHPDPAVYAKKFTGKYEHRLVSGGVGHNLPQEAPEAFAKAVMDVDRF from the coding sequence ATGATCGACACATTCGATCGGGAACGACGCCGTTTCGTCGGCGCCACCGCGCTGGGACTCGCCGCGGCCGGACTGGGCGCGACCGCGACAGCCGCGCGGACGGTGGCCGAAGCGAAGCCCCCGCGGCATGGCGCGACGTCCTTCGCGGCGATGAAATCGGTCAAGGCCGGCGTGCTCCAGGTCGGGTATGCCGAGGACGGTCCCGCCACCGGGCCGGTCGTGGTCCTCCTGCATGGCTGGCCCTATGACATCTACAGTTACGTCGACGTCGCGCCGATCCTCGCGGCGAAGGGTTACCGGGTGATCGTTCCCTATCTTCGCGGGTACGGCAGCACGGCCTTCCTGTCTCCGGACACGCCAAGGAACGGGCAGCAGTCCGCCCTCGCCGCCGACATCGTCGCCCTGATGGACGCCTTGAAGATCGACAAGGCGATCGTGGCCGGGTACGACTGGGGCGCCCGCACCGCCAACATCGTGGCAGCGCTATGGCCGGAACGCTGCAAGGCCATGGTGTCGGTCAGCGGCTACCTCATCGGCAGCCAGGCGGCGAACAAGAATCCCCTGCCGCCCAAGGCCGAGCTGCTCTGGTGGTACCAGTTCTACTTCACCACCGAGCGCGGCCAGGCGGGCTACGCGAAATACACGCACGATTTCGCACGGCTCATCTGGGAACAGGCGTCGCCGAAGTGGCACTTCGACGACGCCACGTTCCAGCGCTCGGCCACCGCGTTCGACAATCCGGACCATGTCGCCATCGCCATAGACAACTATCGCTGGCGCCTGGGCCTCGCGCCCGGGGAAAGGAAGTTCGACGAACTGGAGGCGAAGCTCGCCCGATTCCCCGACATCGCCGTGCCGACCATCACGATGGAAGGCGACGCGAACGGCGCGCCGCATCCCGATCCCGCCGTCTACGCGAAGAAGTTCACCGGCAAATACGAACACCGTCTCGTCTCCGGCGGTGTCGGCCACAACCTTCCGCAGGAAGCACCCGAAGCCTTCGCCAAGGCCGTCATGGACGTGGACAGGTTCTGA
- a CDS encoding MnmC family methyltransferase, which produces MAHYSGPLLTRELADALSAGRDAGAPEWTGSLDLGRTTGVAALESERWRWKDREYPYPARLKDRTIYYWDGEDFAAVSRFSGSLIKLVPTPWGAPTFEIDGIKMLPTAKDSPVDDARRKVALVEPRGKSVLDTCGGLGYFAACCLEAGVGRIRSFEKNADVLWLRTLNPWSPDPESPASGGRLDLSHGDVSEAIATIPDASVDALLHDPPRFGIAGELYSQAFYEQLARVLRRGGRLFHYTGSPNKLTSGRDVPREVARRLERSGFKAELALDGVLASRR; this is translated from the coding sequence GTGGCCCATTATTCAGGCCCTCTGCTCACGCGCGAACTCGCGGATGCTCTGTCGGCGGGTCGGGACGCCGGTGCCCCGGAATGGACGGGCTCGCTCGATCTCGGCCGCACGACGGGTGTCGCCGCGCTGGAATCCGAGCGCTGGCGGTGGAAGGACCGCGAGTATCCCTATCCGGCACGGCTGAAGGACCGGACCATCTACTACTGGGACGGCGAGGACTTCGCGGCGGTCTCGCGTTTCTCGGGTTCGCTCATCAAGCTGGTGCCGACGCCATGGGGCGCTCCCACCTTCGAGATCGACGGCATCAAGATGCTGCCCACGGCGAAGGACTCCCCGGTCGACGACGCCCGGCGCAAGGTCGCGCTCGTCGAGCCCCGGGGCAAATCCGTCCTCGACACGTGTGGCGGCCTCGGCTACTTCGCGGCCTGCTGCCTCGAGGCCGGCGTCGGTCGTATCCGGTCGTTCGAGAAGAACGCGGACGTGCTCTGGCTGCGCACGCTCAATCCCTGGTCGCCCGACCCGGAATCTCCCGCATCCGGCGGCCGCCTGGACCTCTCCCATGGCGATGTATCCGAAGCGATCGCCACGATTCCCGATGCCTCCGTGGATGCCCTGCTCCACGATCCGCCGCGTTTCGGCATCGCGGGCGAACTTTATTCGCAGGCGTTCTACGAGCAGCTCGCACGCGTGCTTCGCCGTGGCGGCCGCCTCTTCCATTACACCGGCAGCCCTAACAAGCTCACCAGCGGCCGCGACGTGCCGCGCGAAGTGGCTCGTCGTCTCGAAAGGTCGGGCTTCAAGGCGGAACTGGCCCTGGATGGCGTCCTCGCGAGCCGGCGTTAG
- a CDS encoding LytR/AlgR family response regulator transcription factor: MKIATLVVDDEPIARHAVLRLLREDPDIALLGECGDGASAARAIREQSPDLVFLDIQMPAMTGLDVVETIGVSRMPATVFVTAYEQYAVRAFEANAVDYLVKPFGRGRFLETLRRAKTRLGAARVSAEGGEAIQQVLDALRRREGYLDRVPVRVDERVTFVDVDDIVWIKANRNVVEIHLADRVHEVRETMTSLAGRLDPRHFARVHRSAIINVRRVQSIHPWFNGHHVVTMDTGQKLRMSRYQQEAFMRLVSAKG; encoded by the coding sequence ATGAAGATCGCCACCCTGGTCGTCGACGATGAACCCATCGCGAGGCACGCCGTGCTTCGCCTGCTGCGCGAAGACCCGGATATCGCGCTGCTCGGCGAATGCGGCGACGGCGCTTCGGCGGCGCGGGCTATCCGCGAGCAATCGCCGGATCTCGTCTTCCTCGACATCCAGATGCCCGCGATGACCGGCCTGGACGTGGTGGAGACGATCGGTGTGTCGCGCATGCCCGCCACGGTGTTCGTCACGGCATACGAGCAATACGCCGTGCGCGCGTTCGAGGCCAACGCGGTGGATTACCTCGTGAAGCCCTTCGGCAGGGGCCGCTTCCTGGAGACGTTGCGCCGGGCGAAGACGCGACTGGGGGCCGCTCGCGTGTCGGCCGAAGGCGGCGAAGCCATCCAGCAGGTGCTGGATGCCTTGCGTCGGCGCGAGGGTTACCTCGACCGCGTGCCTGTGCGCGTGGACGAGCGCGTGACCTTCGTGGACGTGGACGACATCGTCTGGATCAAGGCCAACCGGAACGTCGTGGAGATCCATCTGGCCGATCGCGTGCACGAAGTGCGCGAGACGATGACGTCGCTGGCCGGGCGTCTCGACCCGCGCCATTTCGCGCGCGTGCATCGCTCGGCCATCATCAATGTCCGCCGCGTGCAGTCCATCCATCCCTGGTTCAACGGGCACCATGTGGTGACGATGGATACGGGCCAGAAGCTGCGCATGAGCCGTTACCAGCAGGAAGCCTTCATGCGGCTGGTATCCGCCAAAGGCTAA
- a CDS encoding sensor histidine kinase, whose product MKVRLGTTEIGLGRYLALWTAVVVVFAFQRYLNAQLVGPQWGVIVYLRWSLIQWYTWAALAPLVFRLAEMYPIKGPLRVRGLGLQLPASVAVTMLSLMVGAAVSTPFEPSSFLEQFRQFLGQHFATGFLTYWALFAIQQAMAFREEKALREREASRLATALAQSRLQALKSQLQPHFLFNTLHAIATLLKEDALTAEDMLLRLSELLRAFLEDYEGQEISLRRELVLLDLYLGIQGVRFKDRLTTRIYVDPATLDCAVPSLILQPIVENAIRHGIGERVGADQIEIESRREGDSLCIEVRNRNSTLEKTSNGTAQGHGIGLSNTALRLHELYGDAGQVRLDMLWPQGVACRIHLPFRETEDIDDGPEIASA is encoded by the coding sequence ATGAAGGTTCGCCTCGGTACGACGGAAATCGGTCTCGGCCGCTATCTCGCGCTGTGGACGGCGGTCGTCGTCGTTTTCGCCTTCCAGCGTTACCTCAACGCACAACTCGTCGGCCCGCAATGGGGCGTCATCGTCTACCTGCGCTGGTCGCTGATCCAGTGGTACACCTGGGCGGCCCTGGCGCCGCTGGTATTCCGGCTGGCGGAGATGTATCCGATCAAGGGGCCGCTGCGCGTGCGCGGCCTCGGCCTGCAGCTGCCGGCGAGCGTGGCGGTGACGATGCTGTCGCTCATGGTCGGCGCGGCGGTGTCCACGCCGTTCGAACCCAGTTCGTTCCTGGAGCAGTTCAGGCAGTTCCTCGGCCAGCATTTCGCCACCGGCTTCCTCACCTACTGGGCGCTGTTCGCGATCCAGCAGGCCATGGCTTTCCGCGAGGAAAAGGCCCTTCGCGAAAGGGAAGCGAGCCGGTTGGCCACGGCACTGGCGCAGTCGCGCCTGCAGGCGCTCAAATCCCAGCTGCAGCCGCATTTCCTGTTCAACACGCTGCATGCGATCGCCACGCTGCTCAAGGAAGATGCGCTCACGGCCGAAGACATGTTGCTGCGCCTGAGTGAGTTGTTGCGTGCCTTCCTCGAGGATTACGAGGGACAGGAAATCTCCTTGCGCCGCGAACTCGTGCTCCTGGACCTCTACCTCGGCATCCAGGGCGTGCGCTTCAAGGATCGCCTCACCACGCGCATCTACGTGGACCCGGCCACGCTCGACTGCGCCGTGCCCAGCCTGATCCTCCAGCCCATCGTCGAGAACGCCATCCGTCACGGCATCGGCGAGCGCGTCGGCGCGGACCAGATCGAGATCGAAAGTCGCCGCGAGGGCGACAGCCTGTGCATCGAGGTGAGGAACCGCAACAGCACGCTCGAGAAGACCTCGAACGGCACGGCCCAGGGACACGGTATCGGCCTGTCGAACACGGCCCTTCGCCTGCACGAACTCTATGGCGATGCCGGGCAGGTGCGGCTCGACATGCTCTGGCCGCAAGGCGTGGCTTGCCGCATCCACCTGCCGTTCCGCGAAACCGAGGACATCGACGACGGCCCGGAGATCGCCAGCGCATGA
- a CDS encoding MDR family MFS transporter translates to MTTETTQETAVAAAPTQSRRLLLTALMLVMLLAALDGTIVSTALPTIVGELGGLDQLSWVVTAYMLSSTVVVPLYGKFGDLYGRKLMMQIAIAVFLVGSVLCGLAQNMVELILMRAVQGLGGGGLVVVTVASVGDIIPPAERGRYQGLFGGVYGLATVIGPLVGGFMVDHLSWRWIFYVNVPLGLLCVVIIAAVFRPHVRHVRHAIDYWGAALLTVALSGLILFTTEGGTVLPWDSIELWFILALALAAIAGFILVERGAGEPIMPLHLFSHRIFVLCSLIGFFVGAALFGSTTFIPLYMQVVKGATPTAAGMQLLPLMGGVILSSIVAGRLISRIGRYRVFPIAGTVLAALALALLGTVREGDPAFFIYVYTGLLGAGLGMVMQVLILATQNSVEMQHLGVATSGVMLFRSIGGSIGVSLFGAIFTIGLQSRLRAVLPEAVHASKSFGPESVKALPPGIHEKYVHAFGASMHTVYFVAAALVAVAFLMALRLEDIPLRTTPDRRQ, encoded by the coding sequence TTGACGACCGAAACGACGCAAGAAACTGCGGTCGCGGCCGCGCCGACGCAATCGCGACGCCTCCTGCTCACGGCCCTGATGCTGGTGATGCTCCTTGCCGCCCTTGACGGCACCATCGTCTCCACGGCCCTGCCGACCATCGTCGGCGAACTGGGGGGGCTGGACCAGCTGTCCTGGGTGGTCACCGCGTACATGCTCAGTTCGACCGTGGTGGTGCCGCTGTACGGCAAGTTCGGCGACCTCTACGGCCGCAAACTGATGATGCAGATCGCCATCGCCGTCTTCCTGGTCGGTTCGGTGCTCTGCGGGCTCGCGCAGAACATGGTCGAGCTGATCCTCATGCGCGCCGTGCAGGGCCTGGGTGGCGGGGGTCTCGTGGTGGTCACGGTCGCGTCCGTCGGCGACATCATCCCGCCAGCGGAGCGCGGCCGCTACCAGGGCCTGTTCGGTGGCGTGTACGGTCTTGCCACGGTGATCGGCCCACTGGTCGGCGGGTTCATGGTCGACCACCTGTCATGGCGCTGGATCTTCTACGTCAACGTGCCGCTCGGCCTGCTCTGCGTCGTCATCATCGCGGCCGTATTCCGTCCGCACGTGCGCCACGTGCGTCATGCCATCGATTACTGGGGCGCCGCTTTGCTCACGGTGGCACTCAGCGGCCTCATCCTGTTCACTACCGAAGGCGGCACCGTGCTGCCCTGGGATTCGATCGAACTGTGGTTCATCCTCGCGCTGGCGCTGGCGGCCATCGCCGGCTTCATCCTCGTCGAGCGCGGCGCCGGTGAGCCGATCATGCCGCTGCATTTGTTCAGTCACCGCATCTTCGTGCTCTGCAGCCTCATCGGCTTCTTCGTGGGCGCGGCGCTGTTCGGCTCGACGACCTTCATCCCGCTGTACATGCAGGTGGTGAAGGGCGCGACGCCCACGGCCGCGGGCATGCAGCTCCTGCCCTTGATGGGCGGCGTCATCCTCAGTTCCATCGTGGCCGGGCGGCTCATCAGCCGGATAGGACGCTATCGCGTCTTCCCGATAGCAGGCACGGTCTTGGCGGCACTCGCGCTCGCTCTCCTCGGCACGGTCCGCGAGGGCGATCCGGCGTTCTTCATCTACGTCTATACCGGCCTGCTCGGCGCCGGGCTCGGCATGGTGATGCAGGTGCTGATCCTCGCCACGCAGAACAGCGTGGAGATGCAGCACCTCGGCGTGGCGACCTCCGGCGTCATGCTGTTCCGTTCGATCGGCGGTTCGATCGGTGTCTCGCTGTTCGGCGCGATCTTCACCATCGGCTTGCAATCGCGGTTGCGGGCCGTGCTGCCGGAAGCCGTGCACGCGTCGAAGTCCTTCGGCCCGGAGTCCGTGAAAGCATTGCCGCCGGGCATTCACGAGAAGTATGTCCACGCTTTCGGGGCATCCATGCATACCGTCTACTTCGTGGCGGCGGCGCTGGTGGCTGTCGCATTCCTCATGGCGTTGCGCTTGGAAGACATACCGCTGCGCACCACGCCCGACCGGAGGCAGTAG